atacaagaaataataattttgacaGAATATATCTTAAATGTATAGAAAGCATTATGTTTTCttcataatttaattttgttcACAATCAGATGCCTCTTCACCTCAAACATTATGTAAAATATGTATAGacaatatgaatatttatagtAGCTgctaatatttaattgtcgaaaaaaatactttatctaataataaatattataaaatagtTATTAAATAAGCAGTTATGCTTATAAAGTGTTGTTTATAACTGGTGTTGTCTCTGGGATATTGAAATCCATCACTGGGGAGATTAGGTTTATTTCAATGacttgataaaaaaaaaaaaggaaattttAACCTAATCTAATTTAAGATCTTATGTATGTGGTTAAATTATCACTTGATGTTAAACATATGTCTCGGCTCTATTGCCAATTGATCTTCACgaggtattattattcaaaatataatgttCCCCTAATCGGAGTTTGTCGTGACTCAGAAAATAGCGTAGCAGGGCTCTGTTCccttttgaaatatttcagCAGgcaatttgaaatttacaATGGAAccaaaaaatatctaaGAGCAAGAGATCATTGGTTAAAtagtatataatttaatctGTAACTTAGTTtatctttgaaaaattgaagacattgagaatattgaataaaaaattttttgaataaagtAGCAATTGAAAAGATATGAATAACGAAATTAGTGGAACTCCGAAGCCCATTTTTAGAAATCGCTTCACATATATTGTGTATGAATATTCACATACCTGGTATTTCCAACTCACAATTATACTTACACTATTTAATATAGTTGCTGGTATTTGCTACAATAAGGCTCGAATAAATCATAATTATTCAGAGACTAGCCTTTATACTGTCAAGATTGTTATTGTATTTTCTTCAGCCtttacattattatttggtttAATAACAAGCATTCTCAATATAATATCGCGTACAACAAATGTAAACCAATTAGTTAAACTGAAGTTTCTAACAGAGATGAAGCGTATCAATCCTGGGTCAAATCAACTTTTGTGGAATCAATTGACTTTAAACATCAATACATTTATTTACAATGAGAATTATTGGAATACTCCGTATTTCTTTTATGATAAAAACTCAGccatgaaatatttttatgaGTTTGCTATCAATCCGTATATGATTGACTTGGATGAATTATcagaattagaaaagaaaacaagCTATTATAGAATGTTGAGTTGCATGACTCGAGAAAATCTAGGTTTAGAAGATATCATCGCAACAGTTAgaaaacaatattttaatgagATTGGTAGAGGTATAACCGGTTCTTAGCCTGtagcatatatatatatatatatatatatataatttatttttttccttatttttctttttttttggaattctAAATGTAGAATATTTCACAGACAGTGTTCCTCAAATATACCGAATATATCATCCAATGTTAGCCTAAAtaatagaagaagaattaaattatgACCCAATTGATGGTTTATATacaaaataagaaaataatataatttgtaAGATATTTGCATAGttatgaaattaatttatttcttattattaagtATGAaggaaattattttttgagaATGTTTTGTGTCGTTAATGTCTATTTTTGGGTGTATGTTTCCGGAATTTCCATGGAAATACTGCATTTCCATTTTCGGCCGATTTATTCAGTTGAAGTATTGAAATGAATGCAAATATTcctaaaaattatatttaaaggATTAGATCTATAGTATGAGATCTGCATCAAGTTTACAACAGATAGGTCAGCTATCGTTAGGCAAGGATGGAAGTACaagataatataaataagcATCAAACCCCATTACCGCAAAATACTACAAGTTATGAGACGGATCATGGTGAAGAGGGCCATGCCAAGCAGGAAAccaataaaaattctccATCTTTAGGGGCCTCCTTATTCGATGAGTTCATATCAAAAGGTGACAAAAATCTACAGGTAGATACCAgttcttctaatttcttAGATTCAGTCATATCGAAGGATACAAAACATGTGCATCATACTGAAATAGACTCTGATGCAGGGGAAAAGAAATCAGTATCGCCTGCAAATAGAAATGGCATGTCGCCTCTGCTGTCTAATAAACTAGACCAATCAAAACAGCAAATTCGCGTAAATCATAGTCATAATGTATCAGGTTCATCGTTGGgttcaaattcatcaacAACACACAGAACGACATCCCAAGGTCAACAAcatcaattattaacaCCAGTTAGAATATCGGATGATGATCATcctttaaaagaaaaagatttacAATCTGCAAATCTAAATAGTATACCTCATAGAGCTTCACGATCAGGAACTATTAATAAGAGAAAATCACTGATTAAACCAGTAGCAGTTATCGAatcaaatgatgataatatttctttttcaaatacaGATTCTAGaatatctaataaaaatagcaaCAATCCAAACCTTAGCCACACTGTTCCAATTGGAACTATTAATTCAACCTTGACGGGAAACTTAACCTATGATGATTCTCTCATGATGCATACAAGAACACATTCAAGAGATACTAGTATAAATTCTGCTGCTGGTGAAATTAATCCATTAGATATTAGTGTTTTGTTACAAAACTTAGCTTCAAAGGAGATAGAGTTGATGGAATCAAAGCATCGaattgaagatttaaaaaagcAGATTCATATGGAAAAccaattatatttgaaaaaatcaaatgaGTTAAATGAGCTAAAACTGAAAGTTAGTAAGCATATCAATAGTCCGATTCAAAATCTAAATTCaacattttctaatttttcactgACACCTACACCTACTCAACTTCAACCTCAGATTTCACATACTCATCCATCAATACCAGAATCAGATGAAAGCCAGAACTCTAATAAGAAACCATTGAGTTTTATAGAAGACTCGAATAATACTAATGGCATCAATTTCAACATCAATGGTTCTACTGAGAACAAAAGAGTTTCCGTTGGTAGATTTATTTCTTCTGGaggaaataataatattgatatgaACCATAATTCATCTAATACTAATAGCATAGCACCAATAAACGTTGATCATTTATCTCTTCATGCTCAAGAAACTccttcaaaaataaaatcaacGGCAGATTTTCACAATATACCAACACCACCTTCCCTGCAAACTGAACAAAAATTTTCAGGTAATAATGTCAAACCTACAgcatcaaataatacagAAAAAACTTCCATGTGGAGTAAACCATTTAGCATGTTTTATCAATTCGATCAGAGAATGCAAaaagaattacaaaaatcTCTAGATTGGGATGATACTTCAACTTCTAATTCACCTGTTCCTTCAAGAGGTGCTTCAGCAACTCCTATTGCAAATATCAATGAAACTCTGAATCCCATTCCAAATACTAGtactaataatgaaaacaaCCCCATTAAAACCATGGATAGCATACCTCCTTCAAGATTTGCAAACGATCTAAAAATGACAGTCTCAAATGATCCGTCTTTTGACCAATACTTTGATAATGTCCAAAacgaaaataatttaaatatttcaaagcAGCGAGATGAAAGCAAGTCTAATACTGTTACGGGCTCTATATGGAGAATTGTAAGTGGCGTTAAATCAGGCTTATCTAAGCCAAATAGTAACGACACAACTGGCTTAATTTCACAATCCGAAGATTCAAGTGACCATAAcatattaaatgaattaaagcCAATCGATCATTTAAGTTTAATAGTTCATAATTCAGATCTTAAATTTCCTACCAAATCTACTGATGAAAAACTACAGCCTGCCAATGAAGAATTACACACTTCTAATGAAACTGAAGGTAATGATCTTCATAAACATATTGTAAAAAATTCAGAGCTAGAAGGACAAGAGTTGATgagaagaagaaagaaaaaagttaTTGAGATGGTTGACTTTTAGcattgaaaattataatatattgcATTTACTAAAATAGTATCGTATATAGAGAGACCTATTTTTATGAcactatataataaattaataaattttgcATTTAAGAgttacaaataaaaatagaatatatattcgGACATTAAAAGAGTATATGGTTATTTATAAGTAAGTATAGCACacaataattataaattacaGTGTAGTATATTTTCATATCCAGTTCATTACGATCGTTAggaaattaatttttaaaattctaGGGCTTTGGGGATacagaaaatatatcattCTTTCCATTATTTGTGGGAAGATCAGTTGATGGAAATACAACTGTTCCATCGCTTATACTTTGCATTAAAGAcataaattttgaattctctaattttttttgtttcaaaGGAAATATCTTCTTCAGTATAATTCATAAGCGAACCTGTAATTTCAGTTGCAATTTGttgaaattctttatcaCTAGCACTTAGTTCTGGTTTTTTATCAATTCTTGAggaagaatttaattttaaatcattagCTAATTGTGATTCTACTAATTTAAACTGGTTATTAAATTGCTGGTCTAATTGACTATTAGTATTAGAATAGCCTAATTTTGAAACCATATGATGGTGAAAATTTTGCTTATTTATGTTCCGGTATAATTGACAAtcctttttgttttgtagTACCATTGTGTTGGAACTTCTCTGAGAATTCTCATATTGAGCATAAAGCTTCTTGTAAGAGTCATCAAACTCTAATGGATCTTTAACTtttatattagaaaattcttGAATCCATTGAGAGCTTAAATCCGCATTGTTGGACTCATTAGTTGCTGAATGTGGTTCAAAATGTTGTCTTTGAATTGGAACAGCgtttatttcttttggtCGATGGTTATCTAATTGAGGATTCTTTTCTAAATAGTCTGTGTTATGAAGAAATTTAGATTCAATTGGGTTGTATGACAGATAAGCTTGTgaattagtattttttatGCCTTCATTCAAAGTCAAAGGGTTTCGTAGTTTACTGTTGAAAAGGTTTACCGTGTTGATATTATCATTGCATGATGAATTCATCTTAGTAGTATATTAATCTTGAATATGTAGTTATTATCTATATTAGAAAGTAAATTGAGCTATGgtcaaaatttttctatCTGAATTTTCAACACTGGTAttaacttttaattttgtataaaaatattactcaattaattgatttacaTTTACTGATATTAAAAGCTCATCGAAGATTTCCGGTTCGCGTAAGAACTATGAGTCGAACTTTGAaggttatatatatagtcTTAAAAATAACTAGGCAAAGTTAATCAATAATATAGTgttattaaaaacaaataagtcatttgtaattatataataagtagtatataaatatatgtatCGTATATCGTAcaaaatttgtaataatttatatttcttttttaagcaaaattagttaaatgtaacaaaaaaacaaattagaacaaaaaaaaaggtattTCGTTAATAGTAAGAGTCTCGTAACAGAAAGAAAGCCAAAGAATAAAAAGTTGGAATAGATTTTGAATAGATAGAATGAGttgggaaaaaaaagaactaAAGAAAACTAGGataattcttattattCTCTAAAGGttctttatatattaacCGTTATTAGAGAAGAtcatgaaaaataaaaaaaattctataaGGTTTTTCAATTACTGTAACAGATATTGATTTCACAAAATAGaggtaaaaataatatgctGATTGATAAATTCAACTCTACAAAATTCGTCCAATAAAAGTGTTCTCATTTAACGGTAactcaaaaaaaaaataaaaaaaaacagtaAAAAAACCGactgtaaaatattttattttattaaattcatctATTGGGATTCAGCAGCAATTTCTGCTCTTAATCTGGATCTACCGGATAACATTTCAGAGATTTGAGTGTATTCAGTCCAGTGAACCTTTTCACCCTTTCTTAGTTCAACATTAGTTTCTTTATCCCATAAGTCAGTAATTGGTTTGAAAGTGACTTTAGAGCCGTTGACACAGATAACGGCAGCTGATTCGTCTTCGTGAATGACAGTTGGAACCTTTTCGCCTTGTGAGTTAAAAGTAAATCTCAAAACCTTAGAGTCAACGTTTTCACCACGTAATTGGTTTCTCTTGTTCCATTCTTCCAAGAATTTGACACACTTGACGGCATATCTGGAAGCAACAACACGATCCTTAGAAGATGGAGAACCCCCTTGTTGAACATGACCTGGGATAGCAGTTCTAACACCGAATTTGCCCTTAGATTGTTCAGCAATAATATCACCAATCAAATCAGTAGAGTAAACTGAAGAAGCTTCTTCATTTCTGATCAAGATCTTACCGTTACGGTTTTCACCTTGGTCATGGCTGAAGTTTTCAGTCAATAAGTCTAAATCTTCTCTAATAGAAGCCAAGTTGATTTGAGTTTCTGGAGTGTAAACAGAGACAGCACCAGATACTAAACCAATATAAGTGGCAATGTAACCAGAGTGACCACCGTGGACTTCAATAACGAAAACTCTTCTTCTAGTAGCAGAAGCAGATTGCTTAATATCATCAGTGTATTTGACTAAAGCATTCAAACAAGTATCAACACCCAAGGAATATTCAGTACCTGGGACGTTGTTTGAAATTGTAGATGGAATTAAAGCCATTGGGATGTTAAAGATTGGGTATTCAGCTCTACCATCACGTAATTGTTTCAAAGATTTGAAACCTTCAAAACCACCTAAGATAATTAAACCGTCTAATTTGTTCTTTTGGAAGTAGTAAGCAATAGTACCTAAATCTTCAGCAGCAACACATCTGTTGGTACCAATTTCGGAACCACCCATGTTATGCCAGTTTTCGACATCTAACcaatttaattctttaactTTACCTGTTTGGATCAAACCTGCAAACCCGTTTAAGATAGCATATGGTTTGTGACCGTGAGATAAACAGTATAAGGCAGCAGAACGAGTAGCAGCGTTTAAGGCAGCAGATGGAGCACCGACATGAACAATACCAACGTTTAATCTTTCAGTAACTGGTAATAATTCAGTACCATCATCCTTAATAGTGGTAGATAAGAAGTTTTCATATAATTCAATGAATTCAGTATCTCTTAAAGAAATAGCCTTGTCGAAATCTTTGTTTTCGATAGCTTCAGCAACAGCACCAGTCAATTTGACAGATTCAACCAAAGGCATTCTGATGATcttattttccaaaatacCAATCAATGGAGATGGAGTTTCTGGAGTATTTTCCAAGACAGCCTTAACAGCATCAACACCTTGTAAAGTGGCTAACCATCTGTCATGAGCAACAGCGGTACCACCTCTTTGGACATGACCTAAAATCGTGCATCTAGTATCCAAACCTAATTCAACCAAAGCATCTTTAACCATATCGGCGGTGATTGGgtttaattcatcatccAAAGCACCTTCGGCAACAATAACAgtaatatttcttctacCTTTAGACTTATGTCTCTTACAAACTTCTTGTAATTCTAATTGCCAGTTTTGATGAGAAACAGCTCTTTCTGGAATGAAGATGTAATCAGCACCTGTAGCAATACCGGCCATTAAAGCTAACCAACCACAATGTCTACCCATAACTTCAACAACGAAAGCTCTGGAATGAGATTTGGCAGTAGCATCAATGTAGTCAACCATTTCACAAATTCTTTCCAATGAAGAGTAAGCACCAATGGTAGAATCAGTACCAGACATATCGTTATCAATAGAACCGACTAAACCAACAATGGTTAAATTCTTGTAAGGTTCAACTTGTTTTTCAGTTAGAGTACCGTCACTAACTAATTCAGAGACTAAAGATGGCCATTCAGATCTAAATAAATCGGCACCGGTTAAAGAACCATCACCACCACAAACAATCAAGGCATCGATACCTTCAGAGATTAAGTTACCAGCGGCTTGCTTTCTACCCCATCTTTGTCTGAAATCCATGGAACGAGCAGTACCAATCAAAGTACCACCTTCACTTAACCAACCTCTAACATCTTCCCAAGccatcttcttcaaatattgaCCACCTCTTAATAAACCTTCGTAACCTTCATAAACGGCGTAGACATCACAACCGTAATGGATACCAGTTCTAACAATAGCACGAACAGCAGCGTTCATACCTGGAGAATCACCACCAGATGTCATAACAgcaattttcttttttctttgacCACTTAAAGTTTGTCTTAATAAGTTGGTAGCAGCAATAGAAGCTTTATCT
The window above is part of the Henningerozyma blattae CBS 6284 chromosome 2, complete genome genome. Proteins encoded here:
- the TBLA0B05730 gene encoding uncharacterized protein, with the translated sequence MNNEISGTPKPIFRNRFTYIVYEYSHTWYFQLTIILTLFNIVAGICYNKARINHNYSETSLYTVKIVIVFSSAFTLLFGLITSILNIISRTTNVNQLVKLKFLTEMKRINPGSNQLLWNQLTLNINTFIYNENYWNTPYFFYDKNSAMKYFYEFAINPYMIDLDELSELEKKTSYYRMLSCMTRENLGLEDIIATVRKQYFNEIGRGITGS
- the TBLA0B05740 gene encoding uncharacterized protein (similar to Saccharomyces cerevisiae YHR159W; ancestral locus Anc_5.87); the protein is MEVQDNINKHQTPLPQNTTSYETDHGEEGHAKQETNKNSPSLGASLFDEFISKGDKNLQVDTSSSNFLDSVISKDTKHVHHTEIDSDAGEKKSVSPANRNGMSPLLSNKLDQSKQQIRVNHSHNVSGSSLGSNSSTTHRTTSQGQQHQLLTPVRISDDDHPLKEKDLQSANLNSIPHRASRSGTINKRKSLIKPVAVIESNDDNISFSNTDSRISNKNSNNPNLSHTVPIGTINSTLTGNLTYDDSLMMHTRTHSRDTSINSAAGEINPLDISVLLQNLASKEIELMESKHRIEDLKKQIHMENQLYLKKSNELNELKLKVSKHINSPIQNLNSTFSNFSLTPTPTQLQPQISHTHPSIPESDESQNSNKKPLSFIEDSNNTNGINFNINGSTENKRVSVGRFISSGGNNNIDMNHNSSNTNSIAPINVDHLSLHAQETPSKIKSTADFHNIPTPPSLQTEQKFSGNNVKPTASNNTEKTSMWSKPFSMFYQFDQRMQKELQKSLDWDDTSTSNSPVPSRGASATPIANINETLNPIPNTSTNNENNPIKTMDSIPPSRFANDLKMTVSNDPSFDQYFDNVQNENNLNISKQRDESKSNTVTGSIWRIVSGVKSGLSKPNSNDTTGLISQSEDSSDHNILNELKPIDHLSLIVHNSDLKFPTKSTDEKLQPANEELHTSNETEGNDLHKHIVKNSELEGQELMRRRKKKVIEMVDF
- the PEX21 gene encoding Pex21p (similar to Saccharomyces cerevisiae PEX21 (YGR239C) and PEX18 (YHR160C); ancestral locus Anc_5.86), with amino-acid sequence MNSSCNDNINTVNLFNSKLRNPLTLNEGIKNTNSQAYLSYNPIESKFLHNTDYLEKNPQLDNHRPKEINAVPIQRQHFEPHSATNESNNADLSSQWIQEFSNIKVKDPLEFDDSYKKLYAQYENSQRSSNTMVLQNKKDCQLYRNINKQNFHHHMVSKLGYSNTNSQLDQQFNNQFKLVESQLANDLKLNSSSRIDKKPELSASDKEFQQIATEITGSLMNYTEEDISFETKKIREFKIYVFNAKYKRWNSCISIN
- the PFK1 gene encoding 6-phosphofructokinase subunit alpha (similar to Saccharomyces cerevisiae PFK1 (YGR240C); ancestral locus Anc_5.85) produces the protein MISEDNNCYGVAFRSIATVDQTLFQKTIKFYHSLGFQTIKHYDTFKNGQNSLLSNGTSVDSLNEVWLEAFKLSEIDNTGFRVPQQEATNKNQSQGALIKIRYVSTDMLPSNLSEQTFSTTYFSVELDSIVKKFGDAAKKVNDSLVILKDPMNNILSFTNFINPLDNVPTDGKFFMEATSAENSDNEPAEDKASIAATNLLRQTLSGQRKKKIAVMTSGGDSPGMNAAVRAIVRTGIHYGCDVYAVYEGYEGLLRGGQYLKKMAWEDVRGWLSEGGTLIGTARSMDFRQRWGRKQAAGNLISEGIDALIVCGGDGSLTGADLFRSEWPSLVSELVSDGTLTEKQVEPYKNLTIVGLVGSIDNDMSGTDSTIGAYSSLERICEMVDYIDATAKSHSRAFVVEVMGRHCGWLALMAGIATGADYIFIPERAVSHQNWQLELQEVCKRHKSKGRRNITVIVAEGALDDELNPITADMVKDALVELGLDTRCTILGHVQRGGTAVAHDRWLATLQGVDAVKAVLENTPETPSPLIGILENKIIRMPLVESVKLTGAVAEAIENKDFDKAISLRDTEFIELYENFLSTTIKDDGTELLPVTERLNVGIVHVGAPSAALNAATRSAALYCLSHGHKPYAILNGFAGLIQTGKVKELNWLDVENWHNMGGSEIGTNRCVAAEDLGTIAYYFQKNKLDGLIILGGFEGFKSLKQLRDGRAEYPIFNIPMALIPSTISNNVPGTEYSLGVDTCLNALVKYTDDIKQSASATRRRVFVIEVHGGHSGYIATYIGLVSGAVSVYTPETQINLASIREDLDLLTENFSHDQGENRNGKILIRNEEASSVYSTDLIGDIIAEQSKGKFGVRTAIPGHVQQGGSPSSKDRVVASRYAVKCVKFLEEWNKRNQLRGENVDSKVLRFTFNSQGEKVPTVIHEDESAAVICVNGSKVTFKPITDLWDKETNVELRKGEKVHWTEYTQISEMLSGRSRLRAEIAAESQ